Proteins from one Cervus canadensis isolate Bull #8, Minnesota chromosome 25, ASM1932006v1, whole genome shotgun sequence genomic window:
- the MBD6 gene encoding methyl-CpG-binding domain protein 6, translated as MNGGNESSGADSAGGPVATSVPVGWQRCVREGAVLYISPSGTELSSLEQTRSYLLSDGTCKCGLECPLNVPKVFNFDPLAPVTPGGAGVGPASEEDMTKLCNHRRKAVAMATLYRSMETTCSHSSPGEGASPQMSHTVSPGPPSARPPCRVPPTTPLNGGPGSLPPEPASVPQAFPPLAGPGGLFPQPRLPDPVPSGGSSSPCFLPRGNAPSPAAPPPPAISLNAPSYSWGAALRPSLVPPDLGCPPAPHASSSPPSDPPLFHCSDALTPPPLPPSNNLPGPPGPSGPATQPPVSSATMHLPLVLGPLGGAPTVEGPGAPPFLASSLLSAAAKAQHPQLPPPSTLQGRRPRAQAPSASHSSLPRPSQRRPRRPPTVLRLLEGGGPQAPRRSRPRAPAPTPQSFPLPEPSQPILPSVLSLLGLPTPGPSHSDGSFNLLGSDAHLPPPPTLSSGSSPQPTHPIPPALPGTTSGSLSSVPGAPAPPAASKAPLVPSPVLQSPSEALGMGAGPAGPLPPLAGGEAFPFPSPEQGLALSGAGFPGMLGTLPLPLSLGQPPPSPLLSHSLFGVLAGGGGQPPPEPLLPPPGGPGPPLAPGEPEGPSLLVASLLPPPPSDLLPPPSAPPSNLLASFLPLLALGPTAGDGEGSAEGAGGPSGETFSGLGDLHPLLFPPLSAPPTLIALNSALLAASLDPPSGTPPQPCVLSAPQPGPPTSSVTTATTDPGASSLGKAPSNSGRPPQLLSPLLSASLLGDLSSLTSSPGTLPSLLQPPGPLLSGQLGLQLLPGGGAPPPLSEASSPLACLLQSLQIPPEQPEAPCLPPESPTSALEPEPARPPLSALAPPHSSPDPPVPELLTGRGSGKRGRRGGGGLRGINGEARPGRGRKPGSRREPGRLALKWGARGGFNGQMERSPRRTHHWQHNGELAEGGAEPKDPSPPGPHSEDLKVSPGVVRKSRRGRRRKYNPTRNSNSSRQDITLDPSPTPRAAVPLPPRARPGRPAKNKRRKLAP; from the exons ATGAATGGGGGCAATGAGAGCAGCGGAGCAGACAGTGCTGGGGGCCCAGTGGCCACGTCTGTCCCCGTCGGCTGGCAGCGCTGTGTTCGAGAGGGCGCTGTGCTCTATATCAG TCCAAGTGGCACAGAGCTGTCTTCCTTGGAGCAAACCCGGAGCTACCTCCTCAGCGATGGGACCTGCAAGTGCGGTCTGGAGTGTCCACTCAACGTCCCCAAG GTTTTCAACTTTGACCCTTTGGCCCCGGTGACcccgggtggggctggggtggggccagCATCAGAGGAGGACATGACCAAGCTGTGCAACCACCGTCGGAAAGCTGTTGCCATGGCGACTCTATACCGCAGCATGGAGACCACCTGCTCACACTCTTCTCCGG GAGAGGGAGCGAGCCCCCAGATGTCCCACACTGTGTCCCCAGGGCCTCCCTCTGCCCGCCCTCCCTGCCGAGTCCCTCCTACAACTCCACTCAATGGGGGTCCTGGCTCCCTTCCCCCAGAACCAGCCTCAGTTCCACAGGCTTTCCCCCCTCTAGCAGGCCCTGGGGGGCTCTTCCCACAGCCAAGGCTTCCTGACCCCGTCCCCTCTGGAGGCAGCAGCAGCCCTTGTTTCCTCCCGCGGGGCaatgccccctccccagctgcaCCTCCTCCACCTGCTATCAGCCTCAACGCCCCCTCATACAGCTGGGGAGCTGCTCTCCGACCCAGCCTGGTGCCCCCTGACCTGGGCTGTCCTCCAGCCCCCCATGCCTCCTCCTCACCACCTTCGGACCCTCCTCTCTTCCATTGTAGTGATGCCTTaacaccccctcccctgcccccaagcAATAATCTCCCTGGTCCCCCTGGCCCCTCCGGTCCTGCCACTCAGCCACCAGTGTCTTCAGCCACTATGCACCTGCCCCTGGTCCTGGGGCCCCTGGGAGGGGCCCCCACGGTGGAGGGGCCTGGGGCACCCCCCTTTCTTGCTAGCAGCCTACTCTCTGCAGCGGCCAAGGCACAGCACCCCCAGCTCCCCCCTCCCAGCACTTTACAGGGCCGAAGGCCCCGTGCCCAGGCACCCTCAGCTTCCCACTCCTCACTGCCCCGTCCCTCTCAGCGTCGTCCCCGCCGACCCCCGACTGTGTTGCGATTGCTAGAAGGGGGGGGCCCTCAAGCCCCTAGGCGGAGCCGTCCTCGggcccctgctcccaccccccaGTCTTTTCCTCTCCCGGAGCCATCCCAACCGATTCTCCCTTCTGTGCTGTCCCTGCTGGGactccccacccctggcccttCCCACTCTGATGGAAGCTTTAACCTTTTGGGGTCAGATGCacaccttcctcctccccccaccctctcctcagGGAGCTCTCCCCAGCCCACGCACCCCATCCCGCCCGCCCTCCCTGGGACCACCAGTGGCAGCCTCAGCAGTGTGCCAG gTGCCCCTGCCCCACCAGCTGCCTCCAAAGCCCCCCTAGTCCCCAGCCCTGTGCTTCAAAGCCCATCTGAAGCGCTTGGGATGGGGGCCGGCCCAGCCGGCCCTCTGCCTCCCCTGGCTGGTGGGGAGGCTTTCCCTTTCCCCAGCCCCGAGCAGGGCCTGGCGCTGAGTGGAGCCGGCTTCCCCGGGATGCTAGGGACCTTGCCCCTTCCTCTGAGTCTGGGACAGCCTCCACCTTCTCCATTGCTTAGCCACAGTTTATTTGGCGtgctggctgggggagggggacaacCTCCCCCTGAGCCCCTGCTCCCCCCACCAGGGGGACCTGGCCCTCCCCTAGCCCCAGGTGAGCCCGAAGGGCCTTCACTTTTGGTGGCTTCCCTGCTTCCACCACCCCCCTCAGACCTTCTTCCACCCCCTTCTGCACCTCCTAGCAACCTCCTTGCCTCTTTCCTGCCCTTGTTGGCCCTGGGCCCCAcagctggggatggggagggatctGCAGAGGGAGCCGGGGGTCCAAGTGGGGAGACATTTTCAGGTTTGGGAGACCTGCACCCCCTGCTGTTCCCCCCACTTtcagctccccccaccctcatAGCTTTAAATTCTGCGCTGCTGGCTGCCAGCCTGGATCCCCCCTCGGGGACGCCCCCCCAG CCCTGTGTCCTGAGCGCCCCCCAACCTGGACCACCTACCTCCAGTGTCACCACGGCAACTACTGACCCGGGGGCCTCCTCTCTGGGCAAGGCCCCCTCCAACTCAGGGAGACCCCCTCAACTCCTTAGCCCTCTGCTGAGTGCCAGCCTGCTGG GTGACCTGTCCTCGCTGACCAGCAGCCCTGGAACCCTCCCCAGCCTGTTGCAGCCTCCTGGCCCTCTTCTCTCTGGCCAGTTGGGGCTGCAGCTCCTCCCTGGGGGGGGAGCTCCTCCACCCCTCTCAGAGGCTTCTAGTCCCCTAGCCTGCCTGCTACAGAGTCTCCAG ATCCCTCCAGAGCAGCCAGAAGCCCCCTGTCTGCCCCCCGAGAGCCCCACCTCAGCCCTTGAACCGGAGCCTGCCCGGCCTCCCCTCAGTGCCTTAGCCCCACCCCACAGTTCTCCCGATCCCCCAGTCCCTGAGCTGCTCACTGGGAGGGGGTCAGGGAAACGGGGccggaggggaggagggggacttAGGGGCATTAATGGTGAGGCCAGGCCAGGCCGGGGTCGAAAGCCTGGCAGCCGGCGGGAGCCTGGCCGACTGGCCCTCAAGTGGGGGGCACGTGGTGGCTTCAATGGACAAATGGAACGGTCCCCAAGAAGGACCCACCACTGGCAGCATAATGGGGAGCTGGCTGAAGGGGGTGCTGAGCCCAAGGATCCATCCCCTCCTGGGCCCCATTCTGAGGACCTTAAG GTATCCCCAGGGGTGGTCAGAAAGTCTCGTCGTGGCCGCAGGAGAAAATACAA CCCAACCCGGAACAGCAACAGCTCCCGCCAGGACATCACCTtggaccccagccccaccccccgc GCGGCTGTCCCTCTGCCTCCCCGGGCCCGCCCTGGCCGTCCTGCCAAAAACAAGAGGAGGAAACTGGCCCCGTAG
- the DCTN2 gene encoding dynactin subunit 2 isoform X1, which produces MADPKYADLPGIARNEPDVYETSDLPEDDQAEFDAELEELTSTSVEHIIVNPNAAYDKFKDKRVGTKGLDFSDRIGKTKRTGYESGEYEMLGEGLGVKETPQQKYQRLLHEVQELTAEVEKIKTTVKESTTEEKLTPVVLAKQLAALKQQLVASHLEKLLGPDAAINLTDPDGALAKRLLLQLEATKNSRGAGAGGRSAGGGPPDSSLITYELHSRPEQDKFSQAAKVAELEKRLTELEATVRCDQDAQNPLSAGLQGACLMDTVELLQAKVGALDLAVLDQVEARLQSVLGKVNEIAKHKASVEDADTQSKVHQLYETTQRWSPVATSLPELVQRLVSIKQLHEQAMQFGQLLTHLDTTQQMIACSLKDNAALLTQVQTTMRENLSTIEGNFASIDERMKKLGK; this is translated from the exons ATGGCGGACCCTAAGTACGCCGACCTTCCCGGCATT GCCAGGAACGAGCCAGATGTTTATGAAACCAGCGACCTGCCTGAGGATGATCAAGCAGAGTTTGATGCG GAGCTG GAGGAGCTGACGAGTACCAGCGTGGAGCACATCATTGTCAATCCCAACGCTGCCTATGACAAGTTCAAAGACAAGAGAGTGGGCACAAAGGGACTTG ATTTCTCAGATCGAATTGGAAAAACCAAAAGAACGGGATATGAATCTGGAGAATATGAGATG CTTGGAGAGGGTCTGGGAGTGAAGGAGACACCCCAGCAAAAGTACCAGAGACTGCTGCATGAGGTCCAAGAGCTGACAGCTGAAGTTGAAAAAATCAAG ACAACAGTGAAGGAATCAACCACTGAGGAAAAGCTGACCCCCGTGGTGCTGGCTAAACAGCTGGCCGCCCTGAAGCAGCAGCTGGTTGCTTCCCATCTGGAGAAgctgctgggaccagatgccgcaATCAACCTTACTGACCCCGATGGAGCTCTGGCTAA GCGCCTACTGCTGCAGCTGGAAGCGACAAAGAACAGCAGAGGGgctggtgcagggggcaggagcgCCGGCGGGGGCCCCCCAGATAGCAGCCTGATCACCTATGAGCTGCATTCTCGGCCCGAGCAGGACAAGTTCTCTCAAGCCGCCaaa GTGGCAGAACTCGAGAAGCGCCTGACGGAGCTGGAAGCCACTGTACGCTGTGATCAGGATGCTCAG AATCCCCTTTCAGCAGGTCTGCAGGGAGCCTGCCTCATG GATACTGTAGAGCTGTTGCAGGCGAAGGTGGGCGCCCTGGACCTTGCAGTTTTGGACCAAGTGGAGGCTCGGTTACAG AGTGTGCTGGGAAAAGTGAATGAAATTGCCAAGCATAAAGCTTCTGTAGAGGATGCCGACACACAAAGCAAG GTGCACCAGCTTTACGAGACCACGCAGCGCTGGAGCCCCGTCGCCACCTCCCTTCCTGAGCTGGTGCAGAGACTCGTCAGCATCAAGCAGCTGCATGAGCAAG CCATGCAGTTTGGCCAGCTTCTGACACATTTGGACACCACGCAGCAGATGATTGCGTGTTCCCTCAAGGACAACGCCGCCCTCCTGACTCAG GTGCAGACGACGATGCGTGAGAACCTGTCCACAATTGAGGGGAACTTTGCCAGCATTGATGAACGGATGAAGAAACTGGGAAAGTGA
- the DCTN2 gene encoding dynactin subunit 2 isoform X2, translating to MADPKYADLPGIARNEPDVYETSDLPEDDQAEFDAEELTSTSVEHIIVNPNAAYDKFKDKRVGTKGLDFSDRIGKTKRTGYESGEYEMLGEGLGVKETPQQKYQRLLHEVQELTAEVEKIKTTVKESTTEEKLTPVVLAKQLAALKQQLVASHLEKLLGPDAAINLTDPDGALAKRLLLQLEATKNSRGAGAGGRSAGGGPPDSSLITYELHSRPEQDKFSQAAKVAELEKRLTELEATVRCDQDAQNPLSAGLQGACLMDTVELLQAKVGALDLAVLDQVEARLQSVLGKVNEIAKHKASVEDADTQSKVHQLYETTQRWSPVATSLPELVQRLVSIKQLHEQAMQFGQLLTHLDTTQQMIACSLKDNAALLTQVQTTMRENLSTIEGNFASIDERMKKLGK from the exons ATGGCGGACCCTAAGTACGCCGACCTTCCCGGCATT GCCAGGAACGAGCCAGATGTTTATGAAACCAGCGACCTGCCTGAGGATGATCAAGCAGAGTTTGATGCG GAGGAGCTGACGAGTACCAGCGTGGAGCACATCATTGTCAATCCCAACGCTGCCTATGACAAGTTCAAAGACAAGAGAGTGGGCACAAAGGGACTTG ATTTCTCAGATCGAATTGGAAAAACCAAAAGAACGGGATATGAATCTGGAGAATATGAGATG CTTGGAGAGGGTCTGGGAGTGAAGGAGACACCCCAGCAAAAGTACCAGAGACTGCTGCATGAGGTCCAAGAGCTGACAGCTGAAGTTGAAAAAATCAAG ACAACAGTGAAGGAATCAACCACTGAGGAAAAGCTGACCCCCGTGGTGCTGGCTAAACAGCTGGCCGCCCTGAAGCAGCAGCTGGTTGCTTCCCATCTGGAGAAgctgctgggaccagatgccgcaATCAACCTTACTGACCCCGATGGAGCTCTGGCTAA GCGCCTACTGCTGCAGCTGGAAGCGACAAAGAACAGCAGAGGGgctggtgcagggggcaggagcgCCGGCGGGGGCCCCCCAGATAGCAGCCTGATCACCTATGAGCTGCATTCTCGGCCCGAGCAGGACAAGTTCTCTCAAGCCGCCaaa GTGGCAGAACTCGAGAAGCGCCTGACGGAGCTGGAAGCCACTGTACGCTGTGATCAGGATGCTCAG AATCCCCTTTCAGCAGGTCTGCAGGGAGCCTGCCTCATG GATACTGTAGAGCTGTTGCAGGCGAAGGTGGGCGCCCTGGACCTTGCAGTTTTGGACCAAGTGGAGGCTCGGTTACAG AGTGTGCTGGGAAAAGTGAATGAAATTGCCAAGCATAAAGCTTCTGTAGAGGATGCCGACACACAAAGCAAG GTGCACCAGCTTTACGAGACCACGCAGCGCTGGAGCCCCGTCGCCACCTCCCTTCCTGAGCTGGTGCAGAGACTCGTCAGCATCAAGCAGCTGCATGAGCAAG CCATGCAGTTTGGCCAGCTTCTGACACATTTGGACACCACGCAGCAGATGATTGCGTGTTCCCTCAAGGACAACGCCGCCCTCCTGACTCAG GTGCAGACGACGATGCGTGAGAACCTGTCCACAATTGAGGGGAACTTTGCCAGCATTGATGAACGGATGAAGAAACTGGGAAAGTGA
- the DCTN2 gene encoding dynactin subunit 2 isoform X3 — translation MLGEGLGVKETPQQKYQRLLHEVQELTAEVEKIKTTVKESTTEEKLTPVVLAKQLAALKQQLVASHLEKLLGPDAAINLTDPDGALAKRLLLQLEATKNSRGAGAGGRSAGGGPPDSSLITYELHSRPEQDKFSQAAKVAELEKRLTELEATVRCDQDAQNPLSAGLQGACLMDTVELLQAKVGALDLAVLDQVEARLQSVLGKVNEIAKHKASVEDADTQSKVHQLYETTQRWSPVATSLPELVQRLVSIKQLHEQAMQFGQLLTHLDTTQQMIACSLKDNAALLTQVQTTMRENLSTIEGNFASIDERMKKLGK, via the exons ATG CTTGGAGAGGGTCTGGGAGTGAAGGAGACACCCCAGCAAAAGTACCAGAGACTGCTGCATGAGGTCCAAGAGCTGACAGCTGAAGTTGAAAAAATCAAG ACAACAGTGAAGGAATCAACCACTGAGGAAAAGCTGACCCCCGTGGTGCTGGCTAAACAGCTGGCCGCCCTGAAGCAGCAGCTGGTTGCTTCCCATCTGGAGAAgctgctgggaccagatgccgcaATCAACCTTACTGACCCCGATGGAGCTCTGGCTAA GCGCCTACTGCTGCAGCTGGAAGCGACAAAGAACAGCAGAGGGgctggtgcagggggcaggagcgCCGGCGGGGGCCCCCCAGATAGCAGCCTGATCACCTATGAGCTGCATTCTCGGCCCGAGCAGGACAAGTTCTCTCAAGCCGCCaaa GTGGCAGAACTCGAGAAGCGCCTGACGGAGCTGGAAGCCACTGTACGCTGTGATCAGGATGCTCAG AATCCCCTTTCAGCAGGTCTGCAGGGAGCCTGCCTCATG GATACTGTAGAGCTGTTGCAGGCGAAGGTGGGCGCCCTGGACCTTGCAGTTTTGGACCAAGTGGAGGCTCGGTTACAG AGTGTGCTGGGAAAAGTGAATGAAATTGCCAAGCATAAAGCTTCTGTAGAGGATGCCGACACACAAAGCAAG GTGCACCAGCTTTACGAGACCACGCAGCGCTGGAGCCCCGTCGCCACCTCCCTTCCTGAGCTGGTGCAGAGACTCGTCAGCATCAAGCAGCTGCATGAGCAAG CCATGCAGTTTGGCCAGCTTCTGACACATTTGGACACCACGCAGCAGATGATTGCGTGTTCCCTCAAGGACAACGCCGCCCTCCTGACTCAG GTGCAGACGACGATGCGTGAGAACCTGTCCACAATTGAGGGGAACTTTGCCAGCATTGATGAACGGATGAAGAAACTGGGAAAGTGA